The Mesorhizobium sp. M1D.F.Ca.ET.043.01.1.1 genome contains a region encoding:
- a CDS encoding branched-chain amino acid ABC transporter permease LivH (LivHMGF is the membrane component of the LIV-I/LS branched-chain amino acid transporter), whose protein sequence is MQYFVQQLINGLTLGSIYGLIAIGYTMVYGIIGMINFAHGDIFMVGAFTALIVFLILGAMFYSVPVVVALLIMMIVGMLLTSLYNWTIEKVAYRPLRGSFRLAPLITAIGMSIALSNFVQVTQGPRNKPIPPLVSQVYTIDGISVSLKQIIIVLVTAVLLAIFWYLVNRTALGRAQRACEQDRKMAALLGVDVDRTISITFIMGAALAAVAGTLFLMYYGVVVFSDGFVPGVKAFTAAVLGGIGSLPGAVLGGLLIGFIESMWSAYFSIDYKDVAAFSILAIVLIFLPSGILGRPEVEKV, encoded by the coding sequence ATGCAGTACTTCGTCCAGCAGCTTATCAACGGGCTGACGCTGGGATCTATCTACGGGCTGATCGCGATCGGCTACACGATGGTCTACGGCATCATCGGCATGATCAATTTCGCCCATGGCGACATTTTCATGGTCGGCGCCTTCACGGCCCTCATCGTCTTCCTCATCCTCGGCGCGATGTTCTACTCGGTGCCGGTGGTGGTGGCGCTCCTGATCATGATGATCGTGGGCATGCTGCTCACCAGCCTATACAACTGGACGATCGAGAAGGTGGCCTACCGGCCGTTGCGCGGCTCGTTCCGGCTGGCGCCGCTGATCACCGCAATCGGCATGTCGATCGCGCTGTCCAACTTCGTGCAGGTCACGCAAGGGCCGCGCAACAAGCCGATCCCGCCGCTGGTCAGCCAAGTCTACACCATCGACGGCATCAGCGTCTCGCTGAAGCAGATCATCATCGTCTTGGTCACCGCCGTGCTGCTGGCGATCTTCTGGTACCTCGTCAACAGGACGGCGCTGGGGCGGGCGCAGCGCGCCTGCGAGCAGGACCGCAAGATGGCGGCGCTGCTTGGCGTCGACGTCGACCGCACTATCTCCATCACCTTCATCATGGGCGCAGCACTTGCCGCTGTCGCGGGCACGCTGTTCCTGATGTATTATGGTGTGGTGGTGTTTTCGGACGGCTTCGTGCCGGGTGTGAAGGCGTTTACCGCGGCGGTGCTCGGCGGCATCGGCTCGCTGCCGGGCGCGGTGCTCGGCGGGCTCCTGATCGGCTTCATCGAGAGCATGTGGTCGGCCTATTTCTCGATCGACTACAAGGACGTCGCAGCCTTCTCGATCCTGGCGATCGTGCTCATCTTCCTGCCCTCCGGCATCCTGGGCCGGCCTGAAGTCGAAAAGGTCTGA
- the livM gene encoding high-affinity branched-chain amino acid ABC transporter permease LivM: MAVTVSPERDVVVPPIQRAFREALYAGAIALGLFVLFIGLRTDQNISNELILVQRWGLLALVVIATAVGRFLYVGYAQPAMERAKAEKAKAPAAVAAEPGFVRRNFNRIGVTVLIAYPVVMVLAFGFQGSLKWVDNFGIQILIYVMLAWGLNIVVGLAGLLDLGYVAFYAVGAYAYALLGTHFGLSFWILLPAAGMMAAFWGVMLGFPVLRLRGDYLAIVTLAFGEIIRLVIINWREVTNGSAGVSGIPKVSFFGLMSFNVSDPNYIAKVLHIAQSGAYYKIFLYYLILGLCFITAFVTIRLRRLPVGRAWEALREDEIACRSLGINTTTTKLTAFATGAMFGGFAGSFFAARQGFVSPESFVFLESAIILAIVVLGGMGSLGGIAVAALVMIGGTEILRELGFLKAVFGPDFTPELYRMLLFGMAMVIVMLWKPRGFVGSREPTAFLKERRAVSGSFTKEGHG; this comes from the coding sequence ATGGCCGTTACCGTGTCTCCGGAGCGCGACGTCGTCGTCCCTCCCATCCAACGCGCATTCCGCGAAGCGCTCTACGCCGGCGCCATCGCGCTCGGCCTGTTCGTGCTGTTCATCGGCCTCAGGACCGACCAGAACATCAGCAACGAATTGATCTTGGTGCAACGCTGGGGCCTGCTTGCCCTGGTGGTCATTGCCACCGCCGTCGGCCGCTTCCTCTATGTCGGCTACGCGCAGCCGGCGATGGAGCGGGCCAAGGCGGAAAAGGCCAAGGCGCCGGCCGCCGTCGCGGCCGAACCGGGCTTTGTGCGGCGCAACTTCAACAGGATTGGCGTCACGGTGCTGATCGCCTATCCAGTCGTGATGGTCCTGGCGTTCGGCTTCCAGGGCTCGCTGAAATGGGTCGACAATTTCGGCATCCAGATCCTGATCTACGTGATGCTGGCCTGGGGCCTCAACATCGTCGTCGGGCTGGCAGGCTTGCTCGACCTCGGTTACGTCGCCTTCTATGCCGTCGGCGCCTATGCCTACGCGCTGCTCGGCACGCATTTCGGCCTGTCGTTCTGGATCCTGCTGCCGGCCGCTGGCATGATGGCCGCGTTCTGGGGCGTCATGCTCGGCTTCCCGGTGCTGAGGTTGCGCGGCGACTACCTGGCGATCGTGACGTTGGCCTTCGGGGAGATCATAAGGCTGGTCATCATCAACTGGCGCGAGGTGACCAACGGCTCGGCCGGCGTTTCCGGCATTCCGAAAGTGTCGTTCTTCGGCCTGATGTCGTTCAACGTCTCTGACCCTAACTACATCGCCAAGGTGCTGCACATCGCCCAGTCGGGCGCCTACTATAAAATCTTCCTGTACTACCTGATCCTGGGCCTCTGCTTCATCACCGCCTTCGTCACCATCCGGCTTCGCCGCCTGCCGGTGGGCCGGGCCTGGGAGGCATTGCGCGAGGACGAGATCGCCTGCCGCTCGCTCGGCATCAACACCACCACCACCAAGCTCACGGCCTTCGCCACCGGCGCCATGTTCGGCGGCTTCGCCGGCTCGTTCTTCGCCGCCCGGCAAGGCTTCGTCAGCCCCGAATCCTTCGTCTTCCTGGAATCGGCGATCATCCTCGCCATCGTCGTGCTGGGGGGCATGGGCTCGCTCGGCGGCATTGCGGTGGCGGCGCTGGTGATGATCGGCGGCACCGAGATCCTGCGCGAGCTCGGCTTCCTCAAGGCCGTGTTCGGTCCTGACTTCACGCCGGAACTCTACCGCATGCTGCTGTTCGGCATGGCCATGGTCATCGTCATGCTGTGGAAGCCGCGCGGCTTCGTCGGCAGTCGCGAGCCGACAGCCTTCCTCAAGGAGCGAAGAGCGGTCTCAGGCTCCTTCACCAAGGAGGGCCACGGCTGA
- a CDS encoding ABC transporter ATP-binding protein, producing the protein MAGTSLLDIKGVQTYYGNIRALNGVDVSVNQGEIVALIGANGAGKSTLMMTIFGAPRARAGTITFAGTDITQLPTHEIARLRIAQSPEGRRIFPRMTVMENLQMGASIDNLKHFDEDAEKVFALFPRLKERINQRGGTLSGGEQQMLSIGRALMGRPKLLLLDEPSLGLAPLIVKQIFDAIRELNRSQGLTVFLVEQNAFGALKLANRGYVMVNGNVTMSGTGKELLANPEVRAAYLEGGHH; encoded by the coding sequence ATGGCCGGCACATCGCTGCTCGATATCAAGGGCGTGCAGACCTACTATGGCAACATCCGGGCGCTGAACGGCGTCGACGTCAGCGTCAACCAGGGTGAGATCGTGGCGCTGATCGGCGCCAACGGCGCCGGCAAGTCGACGCTGATGATGACCATCTTCGGCGCGCCGCGCGCCCGGGCCGGCACCATCACCTTCGCCGGCACCGACATCACTCAGTTGCCGACGCATGAGATCGCGCGCCTGCGCATCGCCCAGTCGCCGGAAGGGCGCCGCATCTTCCCGCGCATGACGGTGATGGAAAACCTGCAGATGGGCGCCAGCATCGACAACCTCAAGCATTTTGACGAGGATGCCGAGAAGGTCTTTGCACTGTTCCCGCGGCTGAAGGAGCGCATCAACCAGCGCGGCGGCACGCTGTCGGGCGGCGAGCAGCAGATGCTGTCCATCGGGCGCGCGCTGATGGGGAGGCCGAAGCTGCTCCTGCTCGACGAGCCGTCGCTTGGATTGGCCCCGCTGATCGTCAAGCAGATCTTCGACGCCATCCGCGAGCTCAACAGGTCGCAGGGGTTGACCGTGTTCCTGGTCGAGCAGAACGCCTTCGGCGCGCTTAAGCTCGCCAATCGCGGCTACGTCATGGTCAACGGCAATGTGACGATGAGCGGCACCGGCAAGGAGCTGCTCGCCAATCCGGAAGTGCGCGCCGCATATCTCGAAGGCGGGCATCACTAG
- a CDS encoding DUF6867 family protein, whose product MQGVLYEEASIWHFLFVTGLLGGGAAWMTGKAVAQTWGTHVRLFIYMLGLGIGVRFIHHALFGGTMFSLHYYIVDTIVLMLFGFLGYQYTRTNQMVTQYNWLYERASLLSWKPKG is encoded by the coding sequence ATGCAAGGCGTTCTCTACGAAGAAGCCTCGATCTGGCACTTCTTGTTCGTCACGGGCCTGCTCGGCGGCGGGGCGGCTTGGATGACCGGCAAAGCTGTGGCCCAGACCTGGGGCACCCACGTCCGCCTGTTCATTTACATGCTTGGCCTCGGCATCGGGGTAAGGTTCATCCATCATGCCCTGTTCGGAGGCACGATGTTCTCGCTGCATTATTACATCGTGGATACCATCGTGCTGATGTTATTCGGCTTCCTCGGCTATCAATACACGCGCACCAACCAGATGGTCACACAGTATAATTGGCTCTACGAAAGAGCTTCCTTATTGAGCTGGAAGCCGAAGGGCTGA
- a CDS encoding branched-chain amino acid ABC transporter substrate-binding protein, producing the protein MKKSLLSAVALTAFIAFSGNAWADILIGVAGPITGPNAAFGAQLQKGAEQAVADINAAGGINGQQLKLEIGDDVSDPKQGISVANKFVADGVKFVDGHFNSGVTIPASEVYAENGILVMTPAATNPKLTERGLWNTFRTCGRDDQQGKVAGDYIAKNFKDAKIAIIHDKTPYGQGLADETKKNLNAGGITEVMYEGVNVGDKDFSALIAKMKENNVTLIYWGGLHTEAGLIIRQSADQGLKAPLFSGDGIVSNELASIAGDAVAGTLNTFAPDPRKNPAAKEVVEKFRAAGFEPEAYTLYSYAAIQIITQAIAKVGSADDAQKVADTIKSGGPWKTAIGEIGYDSKGDITRPDYVIYEWKKGEDGKYSYFEK; encoded by the coding sequence ATGAAAAAATCACTTTTGTCCGCCGTGGCGCTGACCGCGTTCATCGCGTTCAGCGGCAACGCGTGGGCCGACATCCTGATCGGCGTCGCCGGTCCGATCACGGGCCCGAACGCCGCCTTCGGCGCGCAGTTGCAGAAGGGCGCGGAACAGGCGGTCGCCGACATCAACGCGGCAGGCGGCATCAATGGCCAGCAGCTCAAGCTCGAGATCGGCGACGACGTCTCCGATCCCAAGCAGGGCATCTCGGTCGCCAACAAGTTCGTCGCGGACGGCGTCAAGTTCGTCGACGGCCACTTCAACTCGGGCGTGACCATTCCCGCTTCGGAAGTCTATGCCGAGAACGGCATCCTCGTCATGACGCCGGCGGCGACCAATCCGAAGCTCACCGAGCGCGGCCTGTGGAACACATTCCGCACCTGCGGTCGCGACGACCAGCAGGGCAAGGTGGCGGGCGACTACATCGCCAAGAACTTCAAGGACGCCAAGATCGCCATCATCCACGACAAGACGCCTTACGGCCAGGGCCTTGCCGACGAGACCAAGAAGAACCTGAATGCCGGCGGCATCACGGAAGTGATGTATGAAGGCGTGAACGTCGGCGACAAGGACTTCTCGGCCCTCATCGCCAAGATGAAAGAAAATAACGTCACCCTGATCTACTGGGGCGGCCTGCACACCGAAGCCGGCCTGATCATCCGTCAGTCGGCCGACCAGGGCCTGAAGGCGCCGCTGTTCTCGGGCGACGGCATCGTCTCCAACGAACTGGCCTCGATCGCAGGCGACGCCGTTGCCGGCACGCTGAATACCTTCGCTCCGGATCCGCGCAAGAATCCGGCCGCCAAGGAAGTGGTGGAGAAGTTCCGCGCTGCCGGCTTCGAGCCGGAAGCCTATACGCTCTACTCCTATGCAGCCATCCAGATCATCACCCAGGCCATCGCAAAGGTCGGCTCGGCCGATGACGCTCAGAAGGTCGCCGACACGATCAAGTCGGGCGGTCCGTGGAAGACGGCCATCGGCGAGATCGGCTACGACTCCAAGGGCGACATCACCCGTCCGGACTACGTCATCTACGAATGGAAGAAGGGCGAGGACGGCAAGTACAGCTACTTCGAGAAATAA